From the Micromonospora echinospora genome, the window GTCCGGCACATGGCGGAGGTGGAACGCACGTGGTTCCGTCGGGTCATCGCCGCCGAGGACGTCCCGCTGGTCTGGTCCGACCGGGGCGACTACCAGGTGGCGTACGACGCGGGCGCGGCCACCCGCGCCGAGGCGTTCGAGGCGTGGCACGCCGAGGTCGCCCACGCCCGCCGGATCGAACGGGACGCGGCGTCGCTCGACGTCACCGGCCACCAGGCCCGCTGGGGCCAGGACGTGTCGCTGCGGCTGGTGATGGTGCACGTGACCCTGGAGTACGCCCGGCACAACGGGCACGCCGACCTGATCCGCGAAGGCATCGACGGGGCCGTCGGCGCATGACCCGTGCTGCGACGTCCACCGGCCGAGGGTCCCGGGCACGGATCAGTCGGCGGCGACCACGAGGGCCCGTCGGTACTCCCGCGTCCACTCCGCGTCCTGCTGGTCCGCCGGCAGGCTGTCCAGACCGGCGCGGAGACTGTCCGCCGCCGCCGTCTCGTCGCCGAGCGCCAGGTAGGCCAGCCCCAGGTTCATCCGGCAGAAGGTCGGCGTCAGCCAGTACGCGTGAGAGGGCGGAGGAACGGACCCGGCGGCCGTCGTGAGGTCGCTCGCCTCGCCGAGCAGGCGGTCGGCCGCGACCCGGTCACCGAGCAACGCGTACCCGTGGGCGGCCTGCGCCGCGTCGCCGATCCGCTGCAGGACCGACGACCCCGGCGTGTGGAACGCGGCGAGGAAGTGCCGCACGATCCCGCGCGGGTTGCCGCGCTGCCGTTCGACGTAGCCACGGAAGTTCTCCACCTGTGCGGCGAGCGGGCCGCTGTCGGCCGCATCGGCCTGCTCACCAGCCTCCACCAGCACCCGCACCGCCTCGGCGTCGTTGCGGGCCTCGGCGTGCAGCCAGCCGACGAACTGGGTCCACTCCGCCGCCACGGCGTGCAACCCGGAGGCGTGCGGTCCCCGGGCCCGTACCGCCAGATCCTGCACCGTGCGCCACTGCGGCACCGCCCACGACAGCATCGCCGACGCGGCGACCGCGTCGTCGAGGCGGCGCTGATGAGCCAGCACGTCGGCCAGGAGACGGACTGCCGACGCGTCCAGCCGCGTGGGACGGGAGATCACGTACGCGAGGCGCTGGTCGTCGTCGCGGGTGGTCACGGCCGGGGTGTCGACGACCATGGCGGCAAGCGTCCCACCGGCCCGTAGGGCGTCGTCCAGGTGCCGGGCCACGTCGCCGGTCGGCTGGGCACGGCCGGTCTCGAGATCGTGCAGGTAGCTCTTGCCGTAGAAGACGTCCCGGGCCAGACCGCGCAACGACATGCCCCGCTCCCGGCGCAGTCGGGCCAGTTCGGCGGAAAACCGCGGGTCGACGACGGCACGGACACGAGCTGACATGGGTACTCCCCAGGTGACGGACCGGCCCATGGGCTACCACTGTCGACGGTAGCGCTACGGACGGTGTCTCCGCATCGACGGTGTGTCCGCCGTACTGCGGCCGAGGTCGCGGACAGGGTCCGAGCCGTGGCCGGGGCGGGCCGGAGAGGGTCCGGGCGTGCCACCAATGACCGGGTCGGTTCTCCGCCGTCACAGCCCAGGCGCGACGCAGGTTGAGTAGTGGTACTCATGCGCTACGGAACGGACCTACGACACCCTGTCCGCATGCCCTTCCGCCGCTGCCGGCACCGCGCCCGGGTCGGCGATGCCGCAGCGAACCACCCGCTATTTCCCGAGGTGACCGCCTCCGACCTGCGGCGGGGCGGTCGGCTGGGGTCGACGCGGCAGAAACGCGCCCTGGCCGCCGGGATGCTGGTCCTCGCCGGGGCTCTTCCATCGTGCGGCGGCCCGGCCGACCCGTCTGAACGAACCGCCGAAGCCGAGGCGAGCGCCCGGGAAATGGCGGACCGGATCGTCACCGACCTGAGGGCACCGACCGTCGTGCGCACCCGTACGGCCGACGACATCGGCCGGACCCTGGCAGCCCGCTCCGAGGCCAGCCTCGTCGCGGTCTCCGGCGTGGACACCGCCCACCCCGACGGGGTGACCGCCGTACTGCTCGTCACCGGTTCGGGCACCGACGGCGCGTGGCTGGAACCGGAGTGGATCACGGAGGACTTCTGCTTCGCGTTGCGCTTCACCGCAACGTCCGTGGCGTCCCCACGTCTCGTCCCCTGCCCCTCGCCCACCGTCAGGCCGACCTTCCCACCGGCCCCCGAGCCGAAGGTGCCGTCGCTGGACGAGCTGCGCGCGGCCCTCGCCACGAGCACCCCTGACGAGCCCGCCGTCCGGGCGGCGCTCGCCCGGCTCCCGCTCGACCCCACGGTCCGGGTCGACGTGGCCGCCCGGGACGCGGTGGTGGGTGTGGCGTTGCGCCATCCAGCCGGCGGAACCGGTGGGTACGGGTGCCTCTTCGGGCGGGTCCGCGCCGGAGCGGTGGAGATGTGGCGGCCGAGCGAGGTTCAGCTGGTGCCCGGCGAGTTGGCCTGCCGGGCGACGGAGAGCCTCGCCGGATACGGCAGACAACCGCCTGGCTGACGGGCCGCGCCGTAGCCGCCCCCGCGATCAGGAAGCGGAAAACGCGGAAGCGGAATCGCGCCGGCTTCCCTAGGCTCGCTCGAATGAGCCCACCGGTGCGTTACCGATCCGAGGAGGAGGACAGCGGCCGCTGGCTCGCTTTCCCGTTCCGGCCCGGCGACATCGTCATCAGCACCCGGTCGAAGAGCGGCACCACCTGGATGCAGATGATCTGCGCGCTGCTGGTCTTCCAGACCGCCGAGTTACCCGCCCCGCTCGTGCGGCTCTCCCCCTGGCTCGACTGGCTGGTCGCCCCCCAGCAGGAGGTGTTCGACCAACTCGCCGCCCAACGGCACCGACGCTTCGTCAAGACGCACACTCCGCTCGACGGACTGCCGATCGTGCCCCACGTGTCGTACGTCGTGGTGGCCCGGCACCCGCTGGACATGGCGGTGTCCCTCTACCACCAGGGCGCGAACATCGACCGGGAGCGACTGCGCCAGCTCATCGGGGAACCGCCGCCCGCCGACGCGCGGCCGGCCCCGGCACCGCCTCCGCTGCACGACTGGCTGGTGCGCTGGACGGAGAGCAACCGGGACCCCCGGGAAGCGATGGACTCGCTGCCCGGCGTGCTCTGGCACCTGACCGACGCCTGGCGACGCCGGCAGGAACCGAACGTGCTGCTGGTGCACTACGACGACCTGCTGACCGACCTGGATGGACAGATGCGGCGCGTCGCCGCCTGGCTGGGCATGAAGGTACCGACCGAGCGGTGGGCGACTCTGGTGGAGGCGGCCACGTTCGGGGCGATGCGCGAACGGGCCCAGGTCCTGGTGCCCGACGCCGCCGGAGTGTTGAAGGACCGGCAGGCGTTCTTCCGGCAGGGCCGCTCCGGCGCGGGAGCACCGCTGCTCAGCGCCGAGGAACTCCGCCGCTACCACCGACGGGCGGCCGAGCTGGCCCCGCCGGATCTCCTGACCTGGCTGCACCGGGGACGGTAGCCCGACCTGCTGTACGTCGAACCGAAGCCCCGGATGGTGGTCGCTTCCGGGAGCCACCGCGGTGGGCGTCTCTGAGACAGACGGCGTGGCCGGTGAGCGGACAATCGTTACCGCACGCGGTTGTGGGATCTCAGACGTTAGACACGCCGGACGGATCACACCTCAGGTAGTCAATAAGGCCTCATCGGGATATCGGTGGGTGTCGGCCGAGCGGGTAGGGGAGGACAGGACATGGAACAAGGCACCCGCGCCGAGTTGCTCGGCCGCCTGGTTGAGGCAGTCGGGTCCGTCGCAGTCGCACACCCGACGCGGGTCGCCGTCGACGGACCGCCTGCCGCCGGCAAGACCACCCTCGCGGACGAGTTGGCCGTCGTCCTACGCGAACAGGGCCGCCACGTCGTCCGCGCGACGATCGACGATTTCCTCGTTCCCAGGGCGCGGCGATATCCACGCGGCGAATACTCGGCCGAAGGCTGCTACTTCGACGCCCACGACCACGACGCGTTGAACCGGGTTCTGCTCGACCCGCTCGGCCCCGGCGGAGATCGGCGCTTCCAGCACGCGGTCTACGACCGCGCCACGGATACCGCGTTGTCCCCGCCGGTCACGACTGCCCCCGCCGACGCCGTGCTGGTCTTCGACGGCGTCTTCCTGATGCGTCCGGAACTGATTGATCGGTGGGACATTCGTGTCTTCGTGTCGACCGCGCTCAAGGAAACCGTGGATCGTGCCGTGACCCGAGAGCGCCGGGTGTCGTCGCGGGCCGACGTCGAACGGCGCTGGCGCGAGCGATACATACCCGCCCAGCAGTTCTACTTCGCTCTGGTGCGCCCCACCGATCACGTCGACATCGTCGTGCACAACGACGAGCCCCAGCAGCCGTCCTGGGAGACCAGGCACAATGGTCGCACTCAATCCACCCAGGACAGGACGTTGACCGGCGGCTGATCTGCCGTCCTTCAAACGCCGCACCGTGCCTGACGGATCACACGCAGCAAACGGCCGACTCGTCGGTCCGCTCACTCGATAGACACGGAATTGGCGGACACAGTCGACCCGGGCAGGACGACGTCACTTGGCGTTGAAGTAGTTCGCCTCCGGGTGGTGCACCACGATCGCGTCGGTGGCCTGCTCCGGCTCCAACTGGAACTCCTCCGACAACCGCACCCCGATCCGGTCCGCCCCGAGCAGGTCCACGATCTTCGCCCGGTCCTCCAGGTCGGGGCAGGCCGGGTAGCCGAACGCGTACCGGCAGCCCCGGTAGTCGGTGCGCAGCAGACCGGCCAGGTCCGCCGGGTCGTCGTCGGCGACGGTACGCCCCGACGGCAACGTCAGCTCGGACCGGACCCGCCGGTGCCAATACTCGGCGAGGGCCTCGGTGAGCTGCACGGAGAGCCCGTGCACCTCCAGGTAGTCGCGGTACTCGTTACGGGCGAACATCTTCGCCGTGTACTCGCTGATCGGCTGACCCACGGTGACCAACTGCAACGCCACCACGTCCAACTGCTCGCCCCGGGGCCGGAAGAAGTCGGCCAGACAGAGCCGCCGCTCCTGCCGCTGCCGGGGGAAGGAGAACCGGGCCCGCTCGCTGTGCCCGTTCTCGTCCAGCACCACCAGGTCGTTGCCCTCGGAGTACGCCGGGAAGTAGCCGTACACCACCGCCGCCTCGAGGACCTTGTCGGCGGTCAGCCGGTCCAGCCAGTACCGCAGCCGGGGCCGGCCCTCGGTCTCCACCAGCTCCTCGTACGACGGCCCGTCGCCGCCCCGCGAACCGCGCAACCCCCACTGGCCGAGGAACGTCGCCCGCTCGTCCAGCAGCGCCGCGTACTCGGCCAACGGCAGACCCTTGACCACCCGGGTGCCGAAGAACGGCGGGGTGGGCACGTCCACGTCGGTCGCCACGTCGGAACGGACCGAGGCGTCGTCCAGCTCCGGCAGCGACTCGTTGACGATCGCCCGCTGCCGCTCCCGCCGCGCCCGCCGGGCCGCCAGCGCCGCCTCCCGCTCCGGGTCGACCACCGGCGCGCCGCCACGCTTGGCCGCCATCACCCGGTCCATCAGGCTGAGCCCCTCGAACGCATCCCGGGCGTAGTGCACCTCGCCGGGGAACATCGCCCGCAGGTCGTCCTCGACGTACGCGCGGGTCAGCGCCGCACCGCCCAGCAGCACCGGCCACCGCTCGGCGACGCCACGGGTGGCCATCTCACCGAGGTTCTCCTTCATGATGACCGTGCTCTTGACCAGCAGCCCGGACATCCCGATCGCGTCCGCCCGGTGCTGCTCGGCGGCCTCCAGGATCGCGTTGATCGGCTGCTTGATGCCGATGTTCACGACCTCGTAGCCGTTGTTCGACAGGATGATGTCGACCAGGTTCTTGCCGATGTCGTGCACGTCGCCCTTGACCGTGGCCAGCACGATCCGGCCCTTGCCGCCGTCGTCGGCCTTCTCCATGTGCGGTTCGAGGTACGCCACCGCGGTCTTCATCACCTCGGCGGACTGGAGCACGAACGGCAGCTGCATCTGGCCGGAGCCGAACAGCTCGCCGACCACCTTCATGCCGTCCAGCAGGATGTCGTTGATGATCAGAAGAGGCGCGGTGCCGGCGGCCATCGCCGCCTCCAGGTCGGCCTCCAGGCCGTTGCGCTCACCGTCGATGATCCGCCGCTTGAGCCGCTCGTTCAGCGGCAGCGCGGCCAACTCCTCCGCCCGCGACGCCCGCGCCGAGGCCGCGTCCACCCCCTCGAAGAGGTCGATGAACCGCTGGAGCGGGTCGTAGCCCTCCCGACGGCGGTCGTAGACCATGTCGAGGGCGACCTCGCGGTGCTCGTCCGGGATCTTCGCCATCGGCAGGATCTTGCTCGCGTGCACGATCGCGCTGGTCAGCCCGGCCTGCACGCACTCGTGCAGGAAGACCGAGTTGAGCACCTGCCGGGCCGCCGCGTTCAGCCCGAACGAGACGTTCGAGATGCCCAGCGTGAAGTTGATCCCCGGGTACCGGCGGGCGATCTCCCGGATCGCCTCGATCGTCTCGATCGCGTCCCGGCGGGTCTCCTCCTGACCGGTGGAGATCGGGAAGGTCAGCGTGTCGACCATGATGTCCGGCAGCCGCATGCCCCAGCGGCCGGTCAGGTCGTCAACGATCCGGGAGGCGATGCGGACCTTGTCCGCCGCCGTCCGGGCCTGCCCCTCCTCGTCGATGCACATCACCACCACCGCGGCGCCGTGCTCCTTGATCACCGGCATCACCCGGCCGAAGCGGGACTCCGGCCCGTCGCCGTCCTCGTAGTTCACCGAGTTGACCACGCACCGACCGCCGAGCATCTCCAGGCCGGCCTCGATGACCTGCGGCTCGGTCGAGTCCAGCATGATCGGCAGCGTGGAGGCGGTGGCGAAACGCCCGGCCAGCTCCCGCATGTCCTGGGTGCCGTCCCGGCCGACGTAGTCCACGCAGAGGTCGAGCAGGTGCGAGCCGTCCCGGGCCTGCCCCCTGGCGACCTCCACACAGGACTGCCAGTCCCCGGCGAGCATCGCCTCCCGGAACGCCTTGGAACCGTTGGCGTTGGTCCGCTCCCCCACCATCAGCACCGACGCGTCCTGCGCGAACGGCACGTGGTGGTAGATCGAGGAGACGCCCGGCTCCCGCACCGGCTCCCGCGACGCCGGCCGGACACCGTGCAGACGCTCGGACACCACCCGGATGTGCTCCGGCGTGGTGCCGCAGCAGCCACCGATCAGCGAGACGCCGTACTCGGTGACGAACCGCTCCAGCGCGTCGGCCAACTCCTCCGGAGTCAGCGGGTAGACGGCCCCGTCGGCGGTCAACTGCGGCAGGCCCGCGTTCGGCATCACCGACAGCGGCACCCGGGCGTGCTGGGCGAGGTAACGCAGGTGCTCGCTCATCTCCGCCGGGCCGGTGGCGCAGTTCAGCCCGATCAGGTCGATGCCCAGCGGCTCCAGGGCGGTCAACGCCGCGCCGATCTCACTGCCCAGCAGCATCGTGCCGGTGGTCTCGACGGTGACGTGGCAGATCAGCGGCACGGTCGTACCGCTCTCGGCCATCGCCCGGCGGGACCCGACCACGGCCGCCTTGACCTGCAACAGGTCCTGGGAGGTCTCCACGAGCAGCGCGTCCGCGCCGCCGGCGATCAGGCCGGCGGCGTTCTGCTGGTACGCGTCGCGCAGGGTCGCGTACGCGGCGTGGCCGAGCGTCGGCAGCTTCGTGCCGGGCCCGATCGAGCCGATCACGAACCGGGGACGCTCCGGGGTACTCCACGCGTCGGCCGCCTCCCGAGCGATCCGCGCGCCGGCCTCGGAGAGCTCCCGGATCCGGTGCTGGATGTCGTACTCGCCGAGGTTCGCGAGGTTTGCGCCGAAGGTGTTGGTCTCGACGCAGTCGCTCCCGGCGGCGAGGTATGCCTCGTGGACCGACCGCACGACGTCGGGCCGGGTGACGTTGAGGATCTCGTTGCAGCCCTCGTAGCCCTCGAAGTCGTCGAGGGTCAGGTCGGCCGCCTGGAGCATCGTCCCCATCGCGCCGTCGGCGACGAGGATCCGGTCTGACAGCTCATTCAGCAACGAGGTCCGCACCCGTTCAGGTTAGTGCGGAAACTCGCGTCGTGGTGGAGTGGTACTCGTCGCTCCCACATTGTGCCGACCGTCGCCCGGGTTGCCCCGTTCCGCACCGGACACCGGCCGGTTCCGGCGCGGTCGCGCGGCCGGTGCCGGCCACCGACCGGCGCGGCCGACGGGCCGCATGCGACGCCGGGACGTAGGCTGGCGACGTGAGGGACAACAGGGACGCCGCCGCGCGGAGCCGCCACACCACCACGCGTGGTGCCGGCGCCGGCCGGGACGAGCAGGGTGAGGTGACGGCGTGACCGAGTTCGACGGGCTGCCGGTGCTGCGCTCTCCGGTGGCCATCGCCGCCTTCGAGGGCTGGAACGACGCCGCGGACGCCTCCACGGCCGCCGTGGAGCACCTGGAGCAGGTCTGGCAGGCCCGCCAGGTCACCGAACTGGACCCGGAGGACTTCTACGACTTCCAGGTCAGCCGGCCGACGATCACGATGGCCGACGGCGCGACCCGACGGGTCGAGTGGCCCACCACACGGTTCATGGTGGCCAGCCCGGAGGGAACCGACCGGGACGTGGTGCTGATCCGGGGCATCGAGCCGAGCATGCGCTGGCGCACCTTCTGCGAGCAGGTGCTGGAGCTGTGCCACAGCCTGGAGGTCGAGCGGGTGGTGCTACTCGGCGCGCTCCTGGCCGACGTGCCGTACACCCGGCCCCTGCCGATCAGCGGCAGCGCCTCGGACGCCGAGGCCGCCCAGCGCTACCAGCTCACCCCCACCCGGTACGACGGCCCGACCGGCATCGTCGGGGTGCTGCACGACGCGTGCACCCGGGCCGAGGTCGACGCGGTCTCGTTCTGGGTGCACGTGCCGCACTACGCCAACAACCCGCCCTGCCCGAAGGCCACCCTCGCCCTGCTGCACCGGGTCGAGGAGGTGCTCGACCTGCCGGTGCCGATGGCCGACCTGGCCGAGGAGGCCGCCGAGTGGGAGCAGCGGGTGCGCAGCGCCGCCGAGCAGGACGCCGAACTCGGGGAGTACGTCCGGGAGTTGGAGGAGCGGGTCGGCGACGCCGGCATCACCCCGCTGACCGGGGACGAGATCGCCCAGGAGTTCGAGAAGTACCTGCGTCGACGGGGTGGTTCCGCCGGTCCGACCGCCGGCTCCTGGTAGGCCACCAGCCCACCCGACCACTCGTCACGGGCCCGGGACGTCACGCCGACGTCCCGGGCCCGTTGTCGTCCACGCCTGTCCGTCCCGTGTCGGTACCACCCGCGCGGCGGATGACGGCCCGCCGGCGAGGGGCGGCCTGATGGAAGAGGCGTTGGGGAAGGGCGTGCCGGGGTGGCGGAGGGCACACCCCGTAGGGCATCCTAGGAACCTAGCTGTTCGAGGCCGGGAAAGGCCGGGAGGAGCCGCGCCGTGCAGATCAACCCGGGAGCCGCCGAGTTCCCGCACCGCCAGATCGCCGACCAGCTCAAGGCACGGGTCCGGCGCGGGGACTGGGCGCCCGGCGAACGACTACCGTCCATCCCGGCCATCGCCGAGATGTTCGGGGTGGCGAAGCAGACCGTCCAGCGCGCCGTCGACCAGCTGCGCGTCGAGGGGGTCCTGATCACCAAACCCGGCTCGGGCACGTACGTCCGGGGCACCCGGCGGCGGCTCAACCGGCTCTCCCGGGGCCGCTACGGCGGCTTCCGGGGATACCACGCCGACCTGGCCGCCCGGTACCGGCAGCACCTGGTCGCGGTGGGCCGCGCCCCCGCCCCACCCGAGGTGGCCGACGCCTTCGGCGTGCCGGACGGCACCGAGCTGCTCGTCCGGCGGCACCTGGTCCGCACCGAGGACTCCCCGGTCGAGGTGGGGGCGTCCTGGTTCCTGCCGGCCGACACCGCCGGCACCTCGCTGGAGCGGGCCGAGGCGTTCGGCCGCCCGCTCTACCAGGAGGCGGAGGAGGCCACCGGCCGGCGGTACGTGACCGCCGCCGACACGATCAGCGCGCGCCAGCCCAGCCGGGAGGAGGCGGAGACCCTCCAGATCCGGCCGGACACGCCGGTGCTGCACCTGCTGCACGTGGCGTACGACGCGGCGCGCAAGCCGATCGAGGTGGCCCAGGCGACCTGGCCGGGGCCGATGACCACGCTCACCGAGGAGTACAAGGTGCCCGGTCCGACGCCGGAGCCCGACCCCGACCCGGGCCTCGTGCTCGGCTGACCCGCCGGCACGCTGGCACGCTGGCCCACCGCGCCGACCCGACGGCGCGGGCCGCCGCCCGCGACCGGCGGTGGCGACACGTACGCCCCCGGCCGGTCGCGGCGACGACCGGCGGGCAGGGCGAGCCGGTCGCGCGGCGGGAGCCGTCAGAGGCGGATGCCGAGCAGGGCGTCCACCGTCGCGGTGACCAGTGCCGGTGCGTCCGGGTCGTCCGCCGTGCCGGCCAACGTCTCCTCGGCCCACCCGTCCACCAGCGCCAACGCGCCCGGAGTGTCGAGGTCGTCGGCGAGGTGTCGGCGTACCCCGGCCAGCAGCGCCGCGCCGGACGGCC encodes:
- a CDS encoding PAC2 family protein; the encoded protein is MTEFDGLPVLRSPVAIAAFEGWNDAADASTAAVEHLEQVWQARQVTELDPEDFYDFQVSRPTITMADGATRRVEWPTTRFMVASPEGTDRDVVLIRGIEPSMRWRTFCEQVLELCHSLEVERVVLLGALLADVPYTRPLPISGSASDAEAAQRYQLTPTRYDGPTGIVGVLHDACTRAEVDAVSFWVHVPHYANNPPCPKATLALLHRVEEVLDLPVPMADLAEEAAEWEQRVRSAAEQDAELGEYVRELEERVGDAGITPLTGDEIAQEFEKYLRRRGGSAGPTAGSW
- the metH gene encoding methionine synthase, with translation MLNELSDRILVADGAMGTMLQAADLTLDDFEGYEGCNEILNVTRPDVVRSVHEAYLAAGSDCVETNTFGANLANLGEYDIQHRIRELSEAGARIAREAADAWSTPERPRFVIGSIGPGTKLPTLGHAAYATLRDAYQQNAAGLIAGGADALLVETSQDLLQVKAAVVGSRRAMAESGTTVPLICHVTVETTGTMLLGSEIGAALTALEPLGIDLIGLNCATGPAEMSEHLRYLAQHARVPLSVMPNAGLPQLTADGAVYPLTPEELADALERFVTEYGVSLIGGCCGTTPEHIRVVSERLHGVRPASREPVREPGVSSIYHHVPFAQDASVLMVGERTNANGSKAFREAMLAGDWQSCVEVARGQARDGSHLLDLCVDYVGRDGTQDMRELAGRFATASTLPIMLDSTEPQVIEAGLEMLGGRCVVNSVNYEDGDGPESRFGRVMPVIKEHGAAVVVMCIDEEGQARTAADKVRIASRIVDDLTGRWGMRLPDIMVDTLTFPISTGQEETRRDAIETIEAIREIARRYPGINFTLGISNVSFGLNAAARQVLNSVFLHECVQAGLTSAIVHASKILPMAKIPDEHREVALDMVYDRRREGYDPLQRFIDLFEGVDAASARASRAEELAALPLNERLKRRIIDGERNGLEADLEAAMAAGTAPLLIINDILLDGMKVVGELFGSGQMQLPFVLQSAEVMKTAVAYLEPHMEKADDGGKGRIVLATVKGDVHDIGKNLVDIILSNNGYEVVNIGIKQPINAILEAAEQHRADAIGMSGLLVKSTVIMKENLGEMATRGVAERWPVLLGGAALTRAYVEDDLRAMFPGEVHYARDAFEGLSLMDRVMAAKRGGAPVVDPEREAALAARRARRERQRAIVNESLPELDDASVRSDVATDVDVPTPPFFGTRVVKGLPLAEYAALLDERATFLGQWGLRGSRGGDGPSYEELVETEGRPRLRYWLDRLTADKVLEAAVVYGYFPAYSEGNDLVVLDENGHSERARFSFPRQRQERRLCLADFFRPRGEQLDVVALQLVTVGQPISEYTAKMFARNEYRDYLEVHGLSVQLTEALAEYWHRRVRSELTLPSGRTVADDDPADLAGLLRTDYRGCRYAFGYPACPDLEDRAKIVDLLGADRIGVRLSEEFQLEPEQATDAIVVHHPEANYFNAK
- a CDS encoding sulfotransferase domain-containing protein; this encodes MSPPVRYRSEEEDSGRWLAFPFRPGDIVISTRSKSGTTWMQMICALLVFQTAELPAPLVRLSPWLDWLVAPQQEVFDQLAAQRHRRFVKTHTPLDGLPIVPHVSYVVVARHPLDMAVSLYHQGANIDRERLRQLIGEPPPADARPAPAPPPLHDWLVRWTESNRDPREAMDSLPGVLWHLTDAWRRRQEPNVLLVHYDDLLTDLDGQMRRVAAWLGMKVPTERWATLVEAATFGAMRERAQVLVPDAAGVLKDRQAFFRQGRSGAGAPLLSAEELRRYHRRAAELAPPDLLTWLHRGR
- a CDS encoding helix-turn-helix domain-containing protein gives rise to the protein MSARVRAVVDPRFSAELARLRRERGMSLRGLARDVFYGKSYLHDLETGRAQPTGDVARHLDDALRAGGTLAAMVVDTPAVTTRDDDQRLAYVISRPTRLDASAVRLLADVLAHQRRLDDAVAASAMLSWAVPQWRTVQDLAVRARGPHASGLHAVAAEWTQFVGWLHAEARNDAEAVRVLVEAGEQADAADSGPLAAQVENFRGYVERQRGNPRGIVRHFLAAFHTPGSSVLQRIGDAAQAAHGYALLGDRVAADRLLGEASDLTTAAGSVPPPSHAYWLTPTFCRMNLGLAYLALGDETAAADSLRAGLDSLPADQQDAEWTREYRRALVVAAD
- a CDS encoding GntR family transcriptional regulator, which gives rise to MQINPGAAEFPHRQIADQLKARVRRGDWAPGERLPSIPAIAEMFGVAKQTVQRAVDQLRVEGVLITKPGSGTYVRGTRRRLNRLSRGRYGGFRGYHADLAARYRQHLVAVGRAPAPPEVADAFGVPDGTELLVRRHLVRTEDSPVEVGASWFLPADTAGTSLERAEAFGRPLYQEAEEATGRRYVTAADTISARQPSREEAETLQIRPDTPVLHLLHVAYDAARKPIEVAQATWPGPMTTLTEEYKVPGPTPEPDPDPGLVLG
- a CDS encoding DinB family protein, which codes for MTIDRIGPPLTGGERETLRAFLDYQRATLAMKCEGLTDADLRRRSMPPSTLTLLGLVRHMAEVERTWFRRVIAAEDVPLVWSDRGDYQVAYDAGAATRAEAFEAWHAEVAHARRIERDAASLDVTGHQARWGQDVSLRLVMVHVTLEYARHNGHADLIREGIDGAVGA
- a CDS encoding uridylate kinase encodes the protein MEQGTRAELLGRLVEAVGSVAVAHPTRVAVDGPPAAGKTTLADELAVVLREQGRHVVRATIDDFLVPRARRYPRGEYSAEGCYFDAHDHDALNRVLLDPLGPGGDRRFQHAVYDRATDTALSPPVTTAPADAVLVFDGVFLMRPELIDRWDIRVFVSTALKETVDRAVTRERRVSSRADVERRWRERYIPAQQFYFALVRPTDHVDIVVHNDEPQQPSWETRHNGRTQSTQDRTLTGG